AACGTACGGATGAACTCGGAGGCCTTCGGACTACGGATCGAGGACGGCGGGTACAACTCGATCGTCAACGACGCGGTCCGGATGAGCTACGACGGCATCTACATCCACTCCGCCCCGTGGTCGGTCGCCGACCAGGGCGTCCGCAACGTCTCGCACGGCTGCATCAACATCAGCCCCGAGGACGCGCGCTGGTACTACGAGAACTCGCGCAACGGCGACCCGATCATCGTCAAGAACGGGCCCGGTCGGCAGTTCGGCGCCTTCGACGGCCAGGGCGACTGGAACTACTGATCCTCGTCGCCCGTCCTGCCGACCGCCCGGCCCGGCGCGCTACCGCGCTGGTACGGGCGCCAGGACGCCCGTGATCCCGTCGGCCGGCACGCAGCGCGGCGGCCGCACGTCGGCGTCGCCGGCAGCGGTTCCGCCGAGAGCATCCGTCACTAGGTCCACCGCCCGCGGTGACGCGAGAACGGTCAAGTGTCCGGAGCGGTCGGCCTCGCAGCCGTCCTGGAGCCGGACGACCCGCAGGTCCACGAAGTCGGGCACCACGGGCGCGGTGACGGGGCCCGTGAGCTCGTCGTAGTCCGAGACCACCGCGACGTACCGGACCCCTCGCGCGAACGGCACGCCCTCGTCCCCCAGCCAGGCGAGGGTGGCCTCGGCATCACGCTGCGCGGTCTCGGCGGACAGCACCCCGAACGCCTCGGTGACGAACTCCGGTGGGCCCTCTCCCGAGCGGGCGGGATCGACGCCCAGCGTGACGACGGCGCGTACCGCGTCCTTCCGCGTGGTGGCGGTGACATAGGACGCGATGATCGCCCCCTGCGAGTGCCCGACCAGGTCGACCTTCTCCGCGCCGGTGAGCGTATGGACGCGGTCGATCTCGGCGGCGAGTTGCGGTGCCGAGGCCCCGGTGAGCGAGTCGAACCCACCGGTGGAGCCGAGC
This Dietzia psychralcaliphila DNA region includes the following protein-coding sequences:
- a CDS encoding alpha/beta fold hydrolase, which gives rise to MTAPRAVSGIAGLVAAALLVVVAPGPVTASPTTASPTTASPTTVQVPWRWWDGAAHQLTNGLADPPGINRDDCRPSARHPVPVILVHGTGLNGGNSWATFGAALAAEGYCVWAPTVGAPPGLGSTGGFDSLTGASAPQLAAEIDRVHTLTGAEKVDLVGHSQGAIIASYVTATTRKDAVRAVVTLGVDPARSGEGPPEFVTEAFGVLSAETAQRDAEATLAWLGDEGVPFARGVRYVAVVSDYDELTGPVTAPVVPDFVDLRVVRLQDGCEADRSGHLTVLASPRAVDLVTDALGGTAAGDADVRPPRCVPADGITGVLAPVPAR